The DNA region TTGTGGCTAGTCCCTCCACTGAAAGCCAGAGAGGCAAAATATAGAATATCTGTTCACGCAGACATGCGCCCATCCCAAAGGCCAGAACCTATTAGAAAGTGGCTACCTGAGCCAAAACCATCCCCAAATGTTTCTTTTCAAACTCCATCCATCCTATGGAGACAATACCTAGGTATTTGCAGTTTGTCTGGAGTTGTGTTAAATCCAGAAAAGCAAAAGTAACtgttggagaaagaaaacatgttcaTCTGGCTTTGTTCTTGTAAGGGGGCACAGGAAAAACTATAGACCATGAAAAGTCCAAAGCATAAGGAGAGACTTTAAAGATTTTTCAACAGACTATCTGAAGTCCTGtcaccacttcttttttttttttctgtctaatcaaagtagaaaaagaaaaaaaaaaccctacaaagtTAATAGAGTAAAAGATacagatgctctctctctctggagctcCCGAAATGCTCATCTTGTTTATAGAAAGTTTCAGAGTGCTGGGAGATAGAGTGGAGTCCCAAGGTAAGATGAAGAGGCTCTGGCAGCATGCTTTTCCCCTCCCAGGTCCAGCAGCTTGGCTCCACAGCTCCACGGCTCCacgggtattttttttttcagcccggAAGGCTTGCTCCCCCCAGAGTCATCCTCTCAGACAACTTCAGCCAGATTCCAAAGCACAACAGAGTTCCCTGCAGGAACCCTGGCTCTGGGCCTAGCAGGGGTCCCAGGGACAAGGCTGTTGGTTGAGGCTGCCACTGACCCTCCCAGCAGCAGGATGCCTTTTGGGTATCTCTGAGAGGATGCTGATGCCTGGTCCCCAAACATGCACCAGCTTCCTGTAGGCCCTTAGCTACAGGCAAGGCAGGGAGGAACTTTGTGGTGGCCTCAGGAAGTCACTGGCCACAGGCAGCCATTCTGGCTTCCAGGACAGTCCTGTGGTTCCAGCAGATTCCTACCTGCTGTTCCTCAGTCAGCCAGGCCCTGAAGAGATCCAGCACTCTGCTCCCCTCAGTTCTGGCTAGGAATTGAGCCTAGCTAGGTGGCTGCTGTATGTATCAATGGCGGAGGCTGGTGGAGGTTCTCTGTGGTATGGTGAGGAGTGTGTGGGCCCCGGGAAAGGGGTCACTCTCAGTCTTttccctgcctgcctttctgttcGTGCCAGGCTACAGAGAGCTTTATGCTTTGGGCAACCAAGCATCTCTAGCTAGGTTCAGTTCTCTACAGATAGCTGGACTTCtttgctctctgcctttgtcGAATGTacacttcactcaggatgacttGTGGTGGGGTTAATGCTTCCTGGCTAGAAAATCATTCTTGCCCCAACAGGGgtggggtgcggggggggggagggttggaGGGAGACTCTCTCATGGCCTTGTGTGACTGACATGACAGGGGAGGGTGCTGACAATCAAGAGTTGGACACTGGATGGGGCGTGAATCAGGTGGTAAGGGTCCCAAAACTTGGTGCTAAGAGCCTCACTACCTTTGGCAATCTGAGGAAGGGGGCGGGGCTAAGGGATCTGTCTGTCCCTTATCAGAAACTTCTTGGGAGGGTTCCTAAGGATGACCTGAGATGACCCTAGGCAATTGGAGGTCATAGGTCAAGGTTGGCTTTTGTCAGGAATTCCTTCCCCAGCAGCCAGGgagccttccttccctctgcattTTAAAAGCCTTGATTAAAATGCTCCATTGTCTTGAGGCCTTCAGGGTTCTGGTTTCTTTGGCTAAAGTTGCCACAGGAGATCCGGGCCACTTCTGGAGGTTTCCACAAGTAGATGCTGTCACACAGAACCTGGGTAAATATGGGTTGTAAAAAGGGCATGCATGTGTACCCTTGTCCTGACTTGCAGGCCACATCTGTTCTTGACAGCTGACAGTGATAGTGACAGTTTCTTCTTCCCTGCCTAGTTCTGCAGGGTATGGTGGCTTCCTTGGACCAACTATGAGGGAATACCTTCTCCTGAGAGCTCAGTTTGGAAGCAGGCAAGTCTAGGAATCAGCATAGATACCAATCGGGAAATCTAGGGACAGAATCAGTCAGGCCAGGCTTGGAGCGAGGGTGGGTGAGAGCTGTACTATGAGAActgtttcctttcctcctgctcttTTGGTTCCACAGCAGGGAGGCACCCCACCCCAGTCCCCTTTCTTGAATTAATGTCCCTTTCCCGTGGGCTACTAAAAATTCAAGATAAATTTGTGCAGAGGGAAGGAATGTTATGTTGTAATCTAAAGTCttctgggtgggggaggggggtaggtGGGGGGGTATTTGTGATTTAACCAAAcgggagaaaaaaaatagttgagtTGTGCTGGATGCAGGAGGAGGCGCTCAGCAGATGCCCCCTCTGATTTCAGGGAGGAACTCAACATTCCTATCACGGACTCCCTCTGGAAAATGTGTTTGGGGAGTTTCTTAAAACCATCCAACTCATGAACATTCATATAAACATCTGATTTCTATGCACTTTCTATCTCAGCCTTGTTCTGTTGGAcaaacctctctctctttctctctctctctttctctctctctctctctctctctcttgcacacacacacacacatacacacacacacacacacacacacacacacacacacacacacaaaggcctcTCAAATTTAACCGATCAAAAGCTGTTATGATGTCATAAAACCTCTAGCAATATCTGTACACATACTGGGATAAAGTGTCTGACTGGTCCAAAATGTTACCACTttcaaacaaacaactaaatacATTGTAAATGCTCCCTCCAATAGAGACTAAGACACTAATGATTTCCTCAAAGCTCTCTTTCCCCTTTGGAtcgttattaaaacaaaacaaaacagaacgaaatcaaaagcaaaccaacaaaaacgCCTGTGTGCACATACTGTGCTGTTGATGGAGCAGAGCAGGAAGGAGTCCTGCCTTACTCGTGCACTGCTACTGACTTTGACCACTCAGCAGGTGAAAGCTCCTGCAACTACTTATTCTGGGGATTCATGCCTTTGGAGTCTCCATCCTTTCTCACTTCTTACAGCGGCTGTAGGGACCAGGCTTTTCTATTCTTGGTACAGAGCAGTCTaatcttgctttcttctctcttgtcaCTCCTCTCCAGAGGGCAACAGGACCCCCAGTTTGTCTCAAGACAGCATTGCTTTATGTCCCCAACAACCATGAGCTAGTTCTACCAGCTGAGTCCCTCATCATGTCTCCAACTTCTGGCTAAAGTTAAAATGCCAGAGAGAGACAAATTTGTCCACGGGagtggatggagaaatggctggaGAGAATTCCCCCTTTCTGGGCCCTTTAATGTTggcattttaaagatttgtattaAAAGCGATAAAAACCAACTCTTGAGAAAGTGGAGTAAGGCTTTTCTTGTTTTAGACAAATCCAAAAACAAATCCTGATTTCAGTAACAGGACCCtggactctgtctctgtcccctatGGTTGCTCTATCCTGGAGTTGGGACATCGAGAACACAAATAAACTTCAGGGTTTTGTAGGAAAGCATAGACTATATTATTCATTCAGTATCTTGAGGAATAAATTGAAGTGGTAGAAACCACAGCCTTCAACTGcagagaaaacttccctaagcccCCCAAAATAACACAATACTGTCTCTTTCAAGAAAGggtgaaaattattatttttataatcaaatgTAAGTCAATCACAGAGGGAAGTCCTGCAAACCAGCCCTCCAAAGTGGgctgtgttggggggggggggtgctgacTTCCAATGGCTCTCTCATGGACTGTAGGAGCATTAAAGCCTCAGAGCGGCAGTGTGAGGTTTTTGGATGCAGTGATCAGATGTCTGGATGCTGTCACtcatgataaacaaacaaacaaacaaacgatgTCAGAGCTGcaatcagacttttaaaaatatcgaTTGGTCTGATAGACATCAGGAGTATTTTATCAAGCCAAGAATTCGTAAGCAAGGGGGTAAGGTTCCCTTAATTAGAAAAGGGTAAGACAACAAAGCCCTCGGATATTCTGTCTGTGCTCTTAAGCTTTGGGATGCATCACAAGCAACTTTCTGTGACTTAGACAAGGCAATGCAGGGAGCCTGGCTAGAAAGCCAAGCTGCATGAAGGTGACCACCATTCTTCCCTCTGAATGCTTTTAACAGTAACATTGGTGGTTTGGCCAGAGGAAGTCCGATTTAAAAGCCCCAAAATCTAGAAGTGATGTTACCACATAAAAAGGGCTAGGGTAAAGGTAAAGGGGAGGAAAGAACAGGGTGTTAGCAGCAGACACATTCAGCAAAAACAGCATCTCCCATTATAGTTTCTGGGTGGAAAAGGGTCTCAGCGGCTCAGGCACCAAGCTGTAAATGTCTACATGGTAGATTTATCAGTTGGGGAGAGGTTGGAACTATTTGATGTTAACAAAttaatatattggatattttatgaaaaaaatttttgaaaagggGCAATATACATAAGCCAGGAAATTAAAAGGAAGTGATTTTTGTTGAGGGTCTCGGCGAACAAAACACTATATATGGGGATGTGTAGAAGAAGCACCGGAAGGTGTGTACCTAACTGTATTTTACCACACCCTGGTTTCATTTACAGCTATGTCTGACAAATGACACATTTGACACCAGCCAATACTCGTATCACCAGGACACCTTGAAAAACTAAGATGTCCCATTCACAGAAAGCTGCTGCCCCTAACATGGGTTTGGGGAGAGAAGTcaaatttttgctttttgcttttcttttttttctttcttttcttttctttccttttttttttcatagtataaTTCTCTGCcaggaaaacaatgaaaaatgaagatataCTGTCAAGAATGCACATGCctgaatttgcttttaaaatgctaGCTATTTGCTtttgggaaatttttctttatacagATGTTTGTAtaacacatacttatacacatacacacccatgcacacgcgcacacgcacggAGGTTCTAGTTCCAAtagatttcttttaaagacaatTGTTCCAGCTTGAAGGCTATCATACCTGTTTGGTTGCGTGACTGATACGCGGATAAGTGGGCAGAGGTCTTTTCCTGTGAGTCTGCGAGTCCTTCAGACAAGGAGTGTAGTTACTTAATCTTTAGTATGGTGGCTACATATTCATTAGCCTTCTTCTCtaacacatttttctttaggAAGGACATGTAATGGAAATCATTCTCCAGAATcacaaacaatatttttaaatggacagCTTCCATTCATCTTATGCGCACCCCATATTTTATGAACACACTGGCCACATGCGGCTGGGCTTCCCAAATGTGGCATATCCtgctgatgactctaacttgccAGTAGGCTGTTTCATTATTGGAATGAAAGGAATTTTAACACTATTTAGACAAatgcaggggaaaggggaaagcgAGACTTTcttattccatttctttctctttctctttcctttgtttggaAACTTTAGGAATCTATCCGTTCTAATGGGCATTTGGACAAGATACGTCTTTTTGTGTTTACCTCTGCTTGGTACTGTCTTCTGAAGTCTCATCATGTCTAAAAGTGCTTTTCATCAGAGGTTAACTTTTCCTTCGAGCCAGTCACTCTGCCTCCTTTTTATTCTAATGGCACCGCCTCATTTTCTAGTGTCTGGGGCCCAAACTGGCTTCTAATATTGAACTGCTTTATAGAACTCTATCAAGATGATTAACTATTATATTATtacttctctcccccctcccccaacccaggTCCTACTCTTTGATAAACAACTGCAGCCATCCTGTTACAAATGTCTCTTGAGTCTAAGAATATATTTTCCTAAACTCTTTCTTCTGGTGCCGAGCTTTGGGTCCAAATGGTATacccattttctcttctccagACTGGTGATATGTGTCTATTTTCTGGCTGTAATCAGAGGATGAAAAAATCTCTAAAGCTGAGGACGGCTAACTTACAGCATAGGAGAGAAGTTTTGCAATTAAGATTTCTGTCAAGAAAAACTAAGTTTTTTGGGGACTCACATTCAAGCTTACCAAGTGAGGCCAATATAGGAAGTGTAAACAATGTCTTGTGTTCTGCACAAAAGACTTGCCAACCAAGGCCCATGAGAAAGGGGCCAGAATTCACCAGCCTGAAGGACTACCTGATTCCTTAGAAATCAGGCCTGCATGGTGGGTTGCAgtattatcttgttttgttttattttcttttgttttttgtttttttttttctttcaaagaaaaagaattgaaaacGTAATAAGATAAAAGTCATTTGTGTTTAgctatattttcaaaaacagtGTTGGCTTTGTCTACTCTGGGATTAACTTCCAGGGAGgcctaccaaaagagaaaaatgcccTGTACTTGTAACATGGTTGCAGGAATTTGTGTCCGTTTTAAATGGGTCAGGGTTTAGGAATTCAACTGAaggtaattgagatttttttttcccaagtgaCCATTCAATTAGACCCCATTCATAACCTGCTTTGGGGGCAAACAGCGATATACCAGAGCGCAGCCTTCACCCCATGAAAAcactattttctttctatatttatattttggggACTCATGTAATATGCAATTATCTCTAGCTTATATGCTTGAAGACAGCTCTTCGAATATTCAAAATGTAGTTAGataatacagagaaaacctgGTCTGAACTGGAAAGTCTGTGTACTAATGGTAGACTTTCTTTTTCCCATGTAAGAGAAGTGacttgaaaagttaaaaaaaaaaaatttaaaaaaaaaataaaagagcaaaatcAAACAACTTTGATTTGTGCAAAGTGTTTGTGTTTAGTCTTGCCAGGGCTGGGCCAACAAGAAAATCACAACAtgtaagggaagaagaaaaaataatcactTTTGGCCAAATGGCAAGAATTATTTATCTTTACCATTAAATGCATATGTTCCCATGAACCTCTGGTGAGCCAGACTTGCTGGTCCCCATCCCTCTAGCCatgttccttggtcagaagcttAGAGTCATATTCAGAAAGCTTCAATGTACtactctctccgtgtgtgtgtgtgtgtgtgtgtgtgtgtgtgtgtgtgtgtgtgtgtatctgtctgtctgtctatctttctccaTCATTGTCCCtctttcacacttttttttttttaaaaaactaggtCAGCCTATTAGAGAACTAAGATCTGTGAAGACAAAAATTGAAATGtcataatttgtatttatattaaatattattactgACTATATGGTGTCAATCTCCTCCACCTGGAATTCCTGCCTCCAACTTCCCTGTTCAGAAATCCAAGAGAATGCACTTTGCATTTCATATCCAAGCTCCAAGACATGGGACCCAGTTAATCTGTACACTAAGAAACGGAACAGAATCAAAAAAATGCAGTTTATTATTGTAGATTATTCTTTCTCTTGATATAACCagaattgaaaatgaaagaagcaTGTAGAACGTCACGCGAGGTTAGTTAGTAACTCAAGTTATAAAACAATTTTGCACAgcaaaatatgtaaaagaaaagtaactgacaagattttttatatttattgtggtaagatttacttttctttctttccttttttttctcttttttttttttaagacaggatgtcAGTCCCTGAAAAACATTTTACTGGTTATTGCCTTTAaaactgtggatttttttttttaagttacagaaAATCCAGTTCTGCACCACAACATAACTGTAAAAAATCTGCATCACTTTAAAACTGTGCAGTAATGCCATTTTATAACTGCATAAATTTTATTAGCGTTCTAAACAGTTTTGcgattttttttgtattatatgcTTGCAGGTTATATCTTAGTGCAATTCAGTCCCAAATActttaattttggaaaaaaaaacatacattttgaaTGTAAAATACCCCTACAGATATAAACAGGGGCATTTCCCCTTTTAATACTTTGGTTTTCAATACAGTCCATGGTATAGCAAGAACTACACATACCCAACTTGTATTTAAGTTGCAAGCACATGCTTCGGAAGCTACTTTTTAAACAGTCCCCTTGCAAACTCTACCCCCCTAACATCACAACAGTAACAATTTAGTGCATcggtctttaaaaaaatctacagcTACACAGACCTAACTCTTTCAAATTTATCTATAACATTCCTTTATCTGTAGCATACATTTTAACTGGGCTAACAGATTATAAAAACTAGAATTAAATTATATACTAGAAACCCATAGCATTCCACATTTGACAGTGaccaaaagccaaaagccaaaagccaaaaagaaaaaaaaagataaaaaaaagaaaaaaaaaagaaaaaagaaagaaaagaaaaaaatgaagaagaataaaacaaaacaaaccaaaatcaattggggcatttttttttctttcttttcaaagaaaatttttagACTGCTTTTGGCAACAGCACAATTTAAAGTGCCCCAAAGCAGGCATCATtgcttctaaaaagaaaacatttaattaatatCCTATAATATTTGCCATATAAATTTGTAGCCCATTCTGCTATCTTTGACAAGGAATGCCTTCAGTGCATTTACAACGGGAGGCTGAAGTTCATGGTAACTCAAAGCAGTCAGGAGTAGAAGCAAACTTTCAAGGGAAGGAAGGCTCTGGGTTGtacttttttctgttgttgttttgaactCAAAAAAGTCATGAGGCTGTAAATCAAAAGTATGGATGTCATGCGCTAAGTCTTCAAAAGTCCATTTCCAAgccaaaaggggggggggagggaaaaaaataattataccaTACATGTCCAGCAtgcaggctttttttttattaatataatgtCTCTTTTCCATAATGTCTTTGAAACTGTTATAGTTCATTGTTGCTAAGACAAAGTAGCAAGCATCGTAATGCATGAGATGAGAGGaagtttgttttttgtggttttgtttgtttgttgtttaatgGCAGACTAAACTTTCAGATTTGGCATCATAAGGCCAAAACTCACAAGTCACACCCAGAAGGTTGATGGAGGCTTGATTGTGGCAGGTTCAGGAGTGGCTTTAGTTCATTCTGTTTTAGCAtaacaatgcaaaaaaaaaaaaccgtggAACTCAGCTCGCTGCAAGGTCTATagcatttcacatttttttttcctttgcaagctcAATCAGAAGAActcaggaggagaaaaaaaaacctgctcttttttttttttcttttatgtcaaGAACATGGTGcagagggagagggcagaggcTGGGAAACACAGCaagctccaaaaaaaaaaaattagtaatagtaataataaacaaaaccaaagaagaaaaaagaaaacccaaacaaaataaaacacacacacacacagagaatgaacACCAGCTCATgagctgaagaagaagaaaaaaaaatatacaggcGATTGATGGCCGGGTTCAAAGGTGAGCTATGTCCTACATGAAGTATGCTGCTCAGATCTTTGACCCTTGTGCAAGTCCAGGGTATGTGTTGGGCAGGCGGTGTAaaaagagtaataataataataataataataaaaacaaaacaaccaagctAGCAAGTTACAGGGGAATTCAGGTTGGCAATCCATGAGCCAGACACCCTTTTCCCTCCCCAATTCAAaagagccaccaccaccaccacaagcttggtgtgtgtgtgtgtgtgtgtgtgtgtgtgttcagggccAAGGGGAGCAAACTCGCCAGGGGAGGGGGGCGAGGTGGTGGCGAGCGAGCGTGGCCCTGCGACTAGCAAGCCCACTCAGGAGCGGGACCCCCACGGAGCATTTAACAAGGTGGCTAGCTGGGATCGCGTGTCACACTCACATGAAAAATTCGGGAGAGGAAGGGTTGTCGCTGCTCGAGCCGTTTTCTCGGAAGCCGCTGCTCACCAGCTTCTCGTATTTCTCCTTGTAGGCGTCCCTTTCGCGCACCAGCCTGGAGATCTCCTGCTTGAGGTGGTCTACCTGCTGCAGCAGCTGGTTCTTCTCCGACTCCAGGACGTGTCTCTGCTGCACCCTCTTGAAGCGGCAGGACTGGGCATAGCCGCGGTTTTTCAGGGTCCGCCTCTTCTGCTTCAGTCGGATCACCTCCTCCTTGCTGACCCCGCGCAGCTGCCGGTTCAGCTCGCGCACCGACATGGTCACCAACTGCTCGTCCGAGAAGCGGTCGTCGAAGTGCAGGCCGCCCGAGGCATGGTGCGGGTGCAGGGCGCCCCCCGCCCCCGCCGTGCccccgccgccgcctccgccgccgccgcccccggcGCTGGCCGGGCCACCGCCGCCCGCGCCACCCGCGCCGCTCGCATTGGCGGACGCGCCGCCCGCGGCTCCCGGGGCGCCGGCCGTCGGATGGTGGTGGTGCCCCGcggcgtggtggtggtggtgatggtagtggggTGCCGCGCCGCTCTGCGCGGCGGCCGCGGCGATCACGGCGGACACCACGGCGGCGGCGGGGCCCATCTCCTCGCCGCTGCCGCCCAGGGAGGCGCCGGCGCCGGCCCCCGCTGCCGCGGCCAGCTGCTGCGCTCCCCGCGCATAGCCATCGAAGCCACCCTGGAGCTGGTGGCTGTTGCTGATGAGCGCCTCGACCGCGTCCTCCGGGCTGAAGCCCAGCGCCTCCGGGTTGAGCTGCTGCGGGTAGCCGGTCATCCAGTAGTAGTCTTCCAGGTGCGCCTTCTGTTCGCTGCCCGAGCCCGGGCTGGGCGCCGAGAAGCTGGGGGACGGGGGCACCGAGCTGCAGGGCGTGCTCATGGGGGTGGAGGACAGCGAGCCCCCGGCGATGAGACGGCCGCACTGGCTGATGATGCGGTCGGTCTCCACCGGTTCCTTTTTCACTTCAAACTTCATCAGATCGAAGTCATTAACATATTCCATGGCCAGGGGACTGGTGGGCAGGTCGGAATTGTTCATTGCCAGTTCTgaagccatcctcctgcctccgccaccgccgccgccgctccgCCAGATGGGCTGCAGGAGAGGGGCCAGCGGGCTGTGCTGGGTGGCCAGCGGGTGAGCCAGCTTGCCGGGCTAGGGCGCTTCTAGCTCGCGCGGCGGTGGCTGTGGCCCGAAAGCTCAGCGTGCACACACCCCCCGCCCTGCCCGCAGCCCCCCGCGCccgccctccctcccccttttgcTCACGCcaatgtgctctctctctctttctctctcttgctctctctctctcccgctcGCCCCGGGCCCCTCCTCGCCTGCTCGCCTCCCTGAGCTCCGATCCCGGGCGCTTCAGGCTCGGGAAGGTCCTCCGCTgctggcggtggcggtggcgatGACAGCGGCAGAGAGGATGCCGGAGGAGCACGGCCCGGTGCGCGGCGTCCCCGGCTCGCCGCTCCGCTGCGCGCTTTGCATAAGGAGGGCTCGCCTAAGCCGGCCGGGCTGCAGGCGGGGCGCGCGCGGCGGCTGCTCCCAGGCTGTGTGGCGCGGCGGGTGGCTGTCCCGGAGGCACGGGCCTCCACACCAGGGAGGTTAACACTTCACgcttctctcttcttctgcctGGCTCTTAtggttactattattattttcttttctctctccggATCTCTCGCGTGcgcgcgcgctctctctctctcaccctctccctccgTGCAAAGTGCAAGACCGAGGTGCAGGCCGGCTGGAGGCAAGGGAGGGGGGAGTTTAgttctttcttgcctttttttttcttttggttttgctttttcttttctttcttttttttttaaagcaaaattgcAAAGTCCTGGGCCAAGGCGAGGCCGAGAGCagaagggtggggggagaggccGAGCGGACGAGCAGCCCGAGCTACAGCTCCAAGatgaaaaaagattttaaagccTCTGATCCAGCGAGAAGAGTTTAAAGCAATTGCTGAGTTTTATAGCACCCGTGACGTCAGGCTCAAATGGGAAATTGACTGGCACTCTCCGCCAATGGGAGGCGGCGAGAGCGGCAGCGATTAGCATAATAGTATAGAAACAAGGAAACTTTTCGGAGCTGTCAATCACAGCCCAATCAGCTGACTGTCAGCTGGGACAGGCTGGCTTAACCCTTGCGGCGCCGCTGCTGGGGCGCAGCCAGGGAGCAACACCCCCCTACCCCCACGGCCGGTGCGAAGTTTAGTGCACCAAGGGACAGAGTTTACTAAAAGGGCGGCTGGAATCCGGTAGGACTTGGGAGGATGATTTGCGTTCTTCGGAGTTCGAGAGAGGCCTGCCGGCCTGAAACGCAGCTCTCATGCTGCAGAGATCCGCCAGAACTCCCCTGTCCCCTGCCGGTCCCGCACCCTGACAAAGTGCATTCATTTGTCTTGCAGTTTTCGATCTTTGACCCATCCTCTGCATCCTTCGTGGCTGTTGGGGGGGAGCCGGGTGTCTTCCTTCCCTGAATCTGACGCTCCGGTGCCCAACTTGACTGAACTTTGTCCCTCTGCGAGTGAGGTGATCGGATGGGGGCGCCAAGGGTGTGGGGACCCAGAATGCGCGCGGGGCTCACTGAGCGGTGCgcctgcactttttttttttcatttcgcGCGAAGAAGAAAGCCAGTATAACTCTTGAAAAAGCAGGGGGCTTAAAGTGTATATGGACTAGCATCTTCTGTCCTTGGACGGACAGACAGAACGATGGTGCCAGCAAGTTGATTCTGGGACGCTTTAACCTGAGCCTGATCAGCCCGGCTCAGCCCTCAGGCTCAGGACTCTAGCCTGGAGTTTGGCTTCTGAaaatcatattcatattcattccc from Mastomys coucha isolate ucsf_1 unplaced genomic scaffold, UCSF_Mcou_1 pScaffold22, whole genome shotgun sequence includes:
- the Maf gene encoding transcription factor Maf; this translates as MASELAMNNSDLPTSPLAMEYVNDFDLMKFEVKKEPVETDRIISQCGRLIAGGSLSSTPMSTPCSSVPPSPSFSAPSPGSGSEQKAHLEDYYWMTGYPQQLNPEALGFSPEDAVEALISNSHQLQGGFDGYARGAQQLAAAAGAGAGASLGGSGEEMGPAAAVVSAVIAAAAAQSGAAPHYHHHHHHAAGHHHHPTAGAPGAAGGASANASGAGGAGGGGPASAGGGGGGGGGGGTAGAGGALHPHHASGGLHFDDRFSDEQLVTMSVRELNRQLRGVSKEEVIRLKQKRRTLKNRGYAQSCRFKRVQQRHVLESEKNQLLQQVDHLKQEISRLVRERDAYKEKYEKLVSSGFRENGSSSDNPSSPEFFMYPRDSSTSVM